Below is a genomic region from Rhinoraja longicauda isolate Sanriku21f chromosome 34, sRhiLon1.1, whole genome shotgun sequence.
CTACAAGAAGGGCGAGTGCGGTAGGATTTCCTCATTCTCTGCGCGCAGAAGTTTGTGGAAATGACTGGACGAGGGAAAACCGGAGGCAAAGCCAAGGCCAAGGCTAAATCACGATCGTCCCGGGCCGGACTGCAGTTCCCGGTGGGCCGTGTTCACAGGCTCCTGAGAAAGGGCAACTATGGTGAGCGGGTGGGTGCCGGAGCCCCGGTCTATCTGGCTGCAGTGCTCGAGTATCTGACGGCTGAAATCCTGGAGCTGGCCGGCAACGCGGCCCGGGACAACAAGAAGAGCCGCATCATCCCCAGACACCTGCAGCTGGCCGTCCGCAACGACGAGGAGCTCAACAAGTTGCTGGGAGGGGTGACCATCGCTCAGGGCGGGGTGCTGCCTAATATCCAGGCCGTGCTGTTGCCCAAGAAAACCAGCACAACCTCTGGCACTAAGAGCAAATAGATCAGCGCAACGTCAATCTAACGACCCaaaggctcttttcagagccacccacagtgtctgTCGAAGGGCTGAGTGCCGGCTGGGGTGGGCGGTTTCTGTTCAGTATGCGCTCACGTTCCCCTTTGCGTCCCGCCAACTCCCATGAATACAGCCAACATCTGCCCCGCACAAAGCGATCCGCTTCTGTCCGGCTTCCTCCACAGTCCACATTCTCCTAGCTCTCTCCCAACGGGATCAGTGAGAGGGGAGCTGGGGAATTTCAGAAAGGCCGACGATTACAgaacattatagaaacatagaaaataggtttatgagtaggccattcggcccttcgagcctgcactgccattcaatatgatcatggctgatcatccaactcagtatcccgtacctgccttctctccatactccctgatccctttagccacaagggccacatctaactccctcttaaatatagccaatgaactggcctctaccttctgtggcagagaattccacagattcaccacaccgaAAAAaatcgttctcatctcggtcctaaaagacttcccccttatccttaaactgtgaccccttgttctggacttccccaacatcagggaactgggtctctgcacatccatatgcaactgcatcaaattcctgggcatgaaaatttctgaagatctgtcctggcccgagcacattgatgcaatcataaagaaagtgcATCAGTGTTTCTACTTCTAAGATTCAGGAAATTCAGTATGTTAACAAACACattattgaacttctacaggtgtacagtagagaacatattgactggttgcaccatggcctggtaCAGCAACTTGAAACGCCCAGGATCAAAGATGATTGTAAAAAtggatgaacactgcccagtccatagacacaaaaagctggagtaactcagcgggacaggcagcatctctggagagaaggaatgggtgacatttcgggtcgagacccttcttcagactggttaaggacaaactaaacgagagatatagacggtgatatggagaggtaaagaataatgaatgaaagatatgcaaaaaagtaaaaatgataaaagaaacaggccattgttagctgcttgtagggtgaaaatgaaaaactaatgcaacttggatgggggagggatggagagagagggaatgctgaggCTACCTCAAGAGATaaccatagaaaaatagatgtaggagtaggccattcgcccttcgagccagatcaatgtgatcatggctgatcatctaaaatcagtaccccgttccagctttctccccatgtcccttgattccttcagccctgagagctaaatctaactctctcttgaaaacatccagtgagttggcctccactgccttctgtggcagggaattccactcatctcagtcctaaatggccgcccccatattcttaaactgtgacccctggttctggactccctaacatcgggaacatgtttctgcatcaagcctgtccaatcccttaaaatttttatatgtttctacaagatcccctctcatccttctcaattccagtgaatacaagaccagtcaacccattctttcatcatatgtcagtcccgccctctgggaattaatctggtgaactttctctgcactccctcaatagcattaatgtccttcctcaaagaagaccaaaattgtacacaatactccagggttggtctcaccagggccctgtacaacctacTTGCTcctaactcaaatcctctcgcaatgaagcccaacagctttcttcactgcccgttgtacctgcatgcttactttcagtgtttgatgtacaagcacacccgggtcgtgttgcacctccccttttccgaatctgacaccattcagataataatctgccttcctgtacgccaccaaagtggataacctcacatttatccacattagactgcatctgcccactcacccaacctatccaaaacaCCCTGCAGCCTCAA
It encodes:
- the LOC144609735 gene encoding histone H2AX-like, producing the protein MTGRGKTGGKAKAKAKSRSSRAGLQFPVGRVHRLLRKGNYGERVGAGAPVYLAAVLEYLTAEILELAGNAARDNKKSRIIPRHLQLAVRNDEELNKLLGGVTIAQGGVLPNIQAVLLPKKTSTTSGTKSK